The proteins below come from a single Balaenoptera ricei isolate mBalRic1 chromosome 17, mBalRic1.hap2, whole genome shotgun sequence genomic window:
- the EXOSC4 gene encoding exosome complex component RRP41 yields MAGLELLSDQGYRVDGRRAGELRKIQARMGVFAQADGSAYIEQGNTKALAVVYGPHEIRGSRARALPDRALVNCQYSSATFSTGERKRRPHGDRKSCEMGLQLRQTFEAAVLTQLHPRSQIDIYVQVLQADGGTYAACVNAATLAVLDAGIPMRDFVCACSAGFVDGTALADLSHVEEAAGGPQLALALLPSSGQIALLEMDARLHEDHLEQVLEAAAHAARDVHTLLDRVVRQHVQEASILLGD; encoded by the exons ATGGCGGGGCTGGAGCTCCTTTCGGACCAGGGCTACCGGGTGGACGGGCGGCGCGCCGGGGAGCTGCGTAAGATCCAGGCGCGGATGGGTGTATTCGCGCAGGCCGACGGCTCGGCCTACATCGAGCAGGGCAACACCAAGGCGCTAGCGGTGGTCTACGGGCCTCACGAG ATCCGGGGCTCCCGGGCACGAGCCCTGCCTGACAGGGCCCTGGTGAACTGTCAGTACAGTTCTGCGACCTTCAGCACAGGCGAGCGCAAGCGGCGGCCACATGGGGACCGTAAATCCTGCGAGATGGGCCTGCAGCTGCGTCAAACCTTCGAGGCAGCCGTCCTTACGCAGCTGCATCCACGCTCCCAGATTGATATCTATGTGCAG GTGCTGCAGGCAGATGGTGGGACCTACGCGGCTTGCGTGAATGCAGCCACGCTGGCAGTGTTGGATGCAGGGATTCCCATGCGGGACTTTGTGTGTGCCTGCTCAGCTGGCTTTGTGGATGGAACAGCCCTGGCAGACCTCAGCCACGTGGAGGAAGCAGCTGGTGGCCCCcagctggccctggccctgctACCGTCCTCAGGCCAGATTGCACTGCTTGAGATGGATGCCAGGCTGCACGAGGACCACCTGGAGCAGGTGCTAGAGGCTGCTGCCCACGCTGCCCGAGACGTACATACCCTACTGGACCGTGTGGTCCGGCAGCACGTCCAAGAGGCCTCTATCTTGCTGGGGGACTGA